From Argopecten irradians isolate NY chromosome 12, Ai_NY, whole genome shotgun sequence, one genomic window encodes:
- the LOC138336214 gene encoding cholecystokinin receptor type A-like has protein sequence MTGRTPWTMANGTNASVMADRLDDWNDTLSIHLIPVSVILMLYLVLGILGNSVVIYIHIFRLKTNWKERFFIPILAVVDLVTCVVSTSFSFSINMLPVKYSNDSGCKVVYFLNMTCTLMSAFMLVVIAANRYMKICKPFSKQMDMFWKKIAIACVIGAALVMSWPCFFFYGSREVYNDNTQILGYRCTSVRGPWSAVQPLVFKATLVLLMVFVVVLLVVFYILIGRVVFRQMLLNKKKSSHYGPSGDCSQQGKSPNSNSTQSSYTTEVPYINNDSVTDNKSQFDSGIVSPIETNEGPATVDYVCHQKSTTNEPKQDQSLTYSNVMKMSRTKTGNKSPGAPGTRLALIFMLITIVFIVCYVPKVGMMIYESQNEKFWIELSASELSGFRFIYTAFIINNIVNPIIYGFLDRRFRGEVYRVFRCGKK, from the coding sequence ATGACGGGACGTACACCTTGGACGATGGCTAATGGTACCAATGCTTCAGTAATGGCGGACCGACTTGACGACTGGAATGACACTTTATCCATACATCTCATCCCAGTCTCCGTCATCTTGATGCTCTATTTGGTCCTCGGCATCTTAGGGAATTCCGTCGTcatctatatacatattttccGGCTCAAAACCAACTGGAAGGAGCGGTTTTTTATACCGATACTGGCCGTGGTGGATTTGGTGACGTGTGTTGTGAGCACATCATTTAGCTTCTCTATCAACATGCTCCCAGTGAAATACAGTAATGATAGTGGGTGTAAAGTGGTGTACTTCCTCAACATGACCTGCACGTTAATGTCGGCATTCATGCTTGTCGTCATAGCAGCCAACAGGTATATGAAAATTTGTAAGCCATTTAGTAAGCAAATGGACATGTTCTGGAAGAAAATCGCCATTGCCTGCGTCATAGGGGCCGCCTTGGTGATGTCATGGCCATGTTTCTTTTTCTATGGCTCCAGGGAGgtttataatgataatactcAAATACTTGGATATCGCTGTACTAGTGTGAGAGGTCCATGGTCAGCCGTTCAACCTCTGGTATTCAAGGCGACATTGGTGTTGTTGATGGTCTTCGTTGTAGTGTTACTTGTGGTGTTTTACATATTGATAGGCAGAGTTGTGTTCAGACAAATGCTCCTCAACAAAAAGAAGAGTTCCCATTATGGTCCGTCTGGTGACTGCTCGCAGCAGGGTAAATCGCCCAATTCCAATTCGACACAATCGTCATACACCACGGAAGTTCCTTACATAAACAATGACTCTGTGACCGACAATAAATCTCAGTTCGATTCTGGGATCgtatcaccaatagaaacaaatgAGGGACCGGCCACAGTCGATTATGTGTGTCATCAAAAGTCGACAACTAACGAACCAAAGCAGGACCAATCGCTGACATATAGCAATGTCATGAAGATGAGTCGAACGAAAACCGGAAATAAGAGTCCAGGGGCACCCGGGACGCGCCTCGCTCTGATCTTTATGCTGATAACGATTGTGTTCATTGTCTGTTATGTACCCAAGGTCGGCATGATGATTTACGAATCTCAAAACGAGAAGTTTTGGATCGAGCTTTCTGCTTCGGAACTATCTGGTTTTCGGTTCATTTATACGGCTTTTATCATCAACAATATTGTCAACCCCATCATATATGGATTCCTGGACCGACGATTCCGTGGCGAGGTTTACCGCGTGTTTCGTTGTGGAAAGAAataa
- the LOC138336215 gene encoding intestine-specific homeobox-like, with protein sequence MQIKANSLNHQLDSQLPPEVTQVHNHQPEVAQSHHPIYSQTSSFEPCVSNCSSTYGTGPLHESINNNYIADSTYDVTKQLTSFADNTFFTPEKIPSYPTSSAALLPLTTTPPSVSSDGVSDRSCEEEELIDVVNDSLGTSIGSDSFGTSLENDSLGASGSTDVSCKDISMSTQSSLSEQSPSAGSLTTSSPEPPAVVTPESTQSAKTKKRTNYSPSQVQALEKVFHENPYPDSERMEEMSRDLGIAESKIKVWFQNKRARWRKRVQDDKRMMPFDHRAFPSPFMSPLSPVMSPVASYGFLPGSPILGSPSSPSQVVPGPMMPFPRPSTSPNSPLANQKQPSSLTPPFQQRPQLPAYFYSFPYGMYPPYFCS encoded by the exons ATGCAGATCAAG gCGAACTCATTGAATCATCAGCTCGATAGCCAACTTCCACCGGAAGTGACACAAGTCCACAATCACCAACCGGAAGTAGCACAGAGCCATCACCCGATCTATTCACAGACGTCGTCTTTCGAACCATGTGTCTCAAACTGCAGTTCGACCTATGGAACGGGACCTCTTCACGAGTCCATCAACAACAACTACATCGCCGACTccacatatgacgtcacaaagcaGCTTACAAGCTTCGCTGACAACACTTTCTTCACACCAGAGAAGATCCCATCTTACCCGACCTCCTCTGCTGCGTTGCTTCCCCTAACGACGACTCCGCCCTCTGTCTCCTCTGACGGGGTGTCGGACAGATCCTGCGAGGAAG AGGAACTGATTGATGTAGTCAATGACTCACTCGGAACTTCTATAGGAAGCGATTCATTCGGAACTTCCTTAGAAAATGACTCTCTTGGAGCATCTGGTTCTACTGACGTTTCGTGCAAAGACATTTCAATGTCTACCCAGAGTTCATTGTCGGAGCAATCTCCATCCGCCGGAAGTCTTACAACGTCATCACCGGAACCGCCCGCTGTAGTGACCCCGGAGTCAACACAAAGCGCCAAAACAAAGAAAAGGACCAACTACTCACCCAGTCAAGTCCAGGCGTTGGAGAAAGTGTTCCATGAAAATCCTTATCCTGATTCTGAACGCATGGAAGAAATGTCACGTGACCTCGGAATCGCGGAATCTAAGATCAAG GTATGGTTCCAAAACAAGAGGGCTCGCTGGCGTAAGAGGGTACAGGACGACAAAAGGATGATGCCTTTCGATCACCGGGCCTTTCCATCACCCTTCATGTCACCGCTGTCTCCAGTCATGTCACCTGTCGCTTCTTACGGATTCCTACCCGGGAGTCCAATTCTCGGATCACCTTCCTCACCTTCACAGGTTGTGCCCGGTCCCATGATGCCTTTCCCGAGACCATCCACGTCACCAAACTCGCCGCTAGCCAATCAAAAACAACCATCGTCATTGACGCCACCTTTCCAACAACGCCCACAGCTGCCAGCTTATTTCTACTCGTTCCCATACGGAATGTACCCACCATATTTTTGTAGTTAG
- the LOC138336216 gene encoding leukocyte surface antigen CD53-like isoform X4, producing the protein MSDFITHVCSLPRVSHCRRHTYIIPFGPLDIYRVVESDDQKILYRGLSIAGCCLVGFGVYTKTNHVGISQVSSVLGGNLIVTLSLVLIIAGAIVILLSFLGCCGAIKEVRCMLVTFFVLLFVMFVGFVVSAVLVYAFRGKFKCCGVEGDVNSSSSWAFYKRHSAWFVNQTAPIQYVPDSCCADPDSTPNRTMCVGQALSNIAPRLGPPVPPEKTNNQLHGKGCYTQLEQFLTGNIKILLGVLSGIAFVMILGMVFSICLCRRIQPTDFYCD; encoded by the exons ATGAGTGACTTTATCACTCACGTGTGTAGTTTACCACGTGTGTCACACTGTAGGCGACACACATACATCATCCCATTCGGACCTTTGGATATATACCGGGTAGTTGAAAGTGACGACCAGAAAATTTTATACCGTGGACTCTCG ATCGCAGGTTGCTGTCTAGTAGGATTTGGTGTATATACAAAGACAAACCATGTGGGGATATCTCAAGTATCGTCAGTTCTCGGCGGAAACTTAATCGTAACACTTTCACTTGTCCTCATTATCGCCGGGGCCATCGTCATCCTCCTCTCCTTTCTCGGCTGTTGTGGTGCTATCAAAGAGGTCCGATGCATGCTTGTTACC tttttcgTACTGCTATTTGTGATGTTCGTCGGTTTCGTGGTTAGCGCAGTATTGGTTTATGCATTCCGGGGAAAG TTCAAATGCTGTGGTGTAGAGGGTGACGTCAACTCGTCTAGCTCCTGGGCCTTCTATAAAAGGCATTCAGCGTGGTTCGTAAACCAGACAG CTCCTATACAGTATGTGCCGGACAGCTGTTGTGCTGACCCTGACAGTACCCCCAACAGGACCATGTGTGTAGGCCAAGCCTTGTCCAATATCGCCCCGAGATTGGGACCACCTGTTCCTCCGGAAAAGACCAATAACCAACTACATGGAAAG GGATGTTACACACAACTGGAACAGTTTTTAACAGGAAATATAAAAATTCTGCTTGGTGTCCTGTCGGGGATAGCCTTTGTTATG ATTCTCGGAATGGTGTTCTCCATTTGTCTATGTAGACGAATACAACCCACGGACTTTTACTGCGACTAA
- the LOC138336216 gene encoding leukocyte surface antigen CD53-like isoform X1, with amino-acid sequence MSDFITHVCSLPRVSHCRRHTYIIPFGPLDIYRVVESDDQKILYRGLSIAGCCLVGFGVYTKTNHVGISQVSSVLGGNLIVTLSLVLIIAGAIVILLSFLGCCGAIKEVRCMLVTFFVLLFVMFVGFVVSAVLVYAFRGKIEEYTLNHLKGSLQNDYGFEPQVTEAWDSMQQVFKCCGVEGDVNSSSSWAFYKRHSAWFVNQTAPIQYVPDSCCADPDSTPNRTMCVGQALSNIAPRLGPPVPPEKTNNQLHGKGCYTQLEQFLTGNIKILLGVLSGIAFVMILGMVFSICLCRRIQPTDFYCD; translated from the exons ATGAGTGACTTTATCACTCACGTGTGTAGTTTACCACGTGTGTCACACTGTAGGCGACACACATACATCATCCCATTCGGACCTTTGGATATATACCGGGTAGTTGAAAGTGACGACCAGAAAATTTTATACCGTGGACTCTCG ATCGCAGGTTGCTGTCTAGTAGGATTTGGTGTATATACAAAGACAAACCATGTGGGGATATCTCAAGTATCGTCAGTTCTCGGCGGAAACTTAATCGTAACACTTTCACTTGTCCTCATTATCGCCGGGGCCATCGTCATCCTCCTCTCCTTTCTCGGCTGTTGTGGTGCTATCAAAGAGGTCCGATGCATGCTTGTTACC tttttcgTACTGCTATTTGTGATGTTCGTCGGTTTCGTGGTTAGCGCAGTATTGGTTTATGCATTCCGGGGAAAG ATTGAGGAATATACTCTCAACCACCTTAAAGGTTCATTACAAAACGACTATGGTTTCGAACCCCAGGTCACGGAGGCTTGGGATTCAATGCAGCAAGTC TTCAAATGCTGTGGTGTAGAGGGTGACGTCAACTCGTCTAGCTCCTGGGCCTTCTATAAAAGGCATTCAGCGTGGTTCGTAAACCAGACAG CTCCTATACAGTATGTGCCGGACAGCTGTTGTGCTGACCCTGACAGTACCCCCAACAGGACCATGTGTGTAGGCCAAGCCTTGTCCAATATCGCCCCGAGATTGGGACCACCTGTTCCTCCGGAAAAGACCAATAACCAACTACATGGAAAG GGATGTTACACACAACTGGAACAGTTTTTAACAGGAAATATAAAAATTCTGCTTGGTGTCCTGTCGGGGATAGCCTTTGTTATG ATTCTCGGAATGGTGTTCTCCATTTGTCTATGTAGACGAATACAACCCACGGACTTTTACTGCGACTAA
- the LOC138336216 gene encoding leukocyte surface antigen CD53-like isoform X3: MAVDGCGKFLKYSMFLFNIVIVIAGCCLVGFGVYTKTNHVGISQVSSVLGGNLIVTLSLVLIIAGAIVILLSFLGCCGAIKEVRCMLVTFFVLLFVMFVGFVVSAVLVYAFRGKIEEYTLNHLKGSLQNDYGFEPQVTEAWDSMQQVFKCCGVEGDVNSSSSWAFYKRHSAWFVNQTAPIQYVPDSCCADPDSTPNRTMCVGQALSNIAPRLGPPVPPEKTNNQLHGKGCYTQLEQFLTGNIKILLGVLSGIAFVMILGMVFSICLCRRIQPTDFYCD; encoded by the exons ATGGCGGTGGACGGTTGTGGGAAGTTCCTAAAGTATTCCATGTTTTTGTTTAACATCGTAATTGTA ATCGCAGGTTGCTGTCTAGTAGGATTTGGTGTATATACAAAGACAAACCATGTGGGGATATCTCAAGTATCGTCAGTTCTCGGCGGAAACTTAATCGTAACACTTTCACTTGTCCTCATTATCGCCGGGGCCATCGTCATCCTCCTCTCCTTTCTCGGCTGTTGTGGTGCTATCAAAGAGGTCCGATGCATGCTTGTTACC tttttcgTACTGCTATTTGTGATGTTCGTCGGTTTCGTGGTTAGCGCAGTATTGGTTTATGCATTCCGGGGAAAG ATTGAGGAATATACTCTCAACCACCTTAAAGGTTCATTACAAAACGACTATGGTTTCGAACCCCAGGTCACGGAGGCTTGGGATTCAATGCAGCAAGTC TTCAAATGCTGTGGTGTAGAGGGTGACGTCAACTCGTCTAGCTCCTGGGCCTTCTATAAAAGGCATTCAGCGTGGTTCGTAAACCAGACAG CTCCTATACAGTATGTGCCGGACAGCTGTTGTGCTGACCCTGACAGTACCCCCAACAGGACCATGTGTGTAGGCCAAGCCTTGTCCAATATCGCCCCGAGATTGGGACCACCTGTTCCTCCGGAAAAGACCAATAACCAACTACATGGAAAG GGATGTTACACACAACTGGAACAGTTTTTAACAGGAAATATAAAAATTCTGCTTGGTGTCCTGTCGGGGATAGCCTTTGTTATG ATTCTCGGAATGGTGTTCTCCATTTGTCTATGTAGACGAATACAACCCACGGACTTTTACTGCGACTAA